A segment of the Deltaproteobacteria bacterium genome:
CCGCCTGGGTCCCGGGAATGCCGCCGACGGCGCGGCGCATGGTCGCCACCACCCGGCGCATGCCGTCGAGGCTGGTGTACGGCTCCTTCACGATGGCGCCCATGATGGGGGTGTCCAGGCGTATGACGGCGAACATGCGCTCGATCTCGGGGATGGCCCGGACGCGCGACTCGATCTCCTTGATGATCGATTCCTTCTGGTCGGTGTTGAAACCCGGAGGCATCTTCACGACGCCGAAGATAAAGTTGCGGTTTCCCCGCGGCAGATAGTCCAGCGGCGGCGCGAACCACCAGGCCAGGGCCACCGATCCGCCGACGATGAACAGCACCACCGCCACCCGCCGCACGGCGCCGCGCTGAAGCCACGCCAGCATCCCGAGCACCATGCCCGAGAAGGCGGCCCCGCCCCGGTCGAACACCGACATGACCGCGCGCAGGCGCCGGAACCGCGGGCGCGGCCGTTCCGGCAGGATGTGGGCGGAGAGCATGGGCACCACGGTGAGGGCCACCACCAGGGACAGCGCCACCGCCACGGACACGGCCAGGGCGATGTCCCGGAAAAGCTGCCCGGCCTCCTGCCGGATGAACAGCACCGGGACGAACACGGCCACGGTGGTGAGCGTCGACGCCAGGATGGCCCCGCCCACCTCGCGGGCGCCGTCGAGCGCCGCGCGCACCCGTCCCTTGCCCATCTCGCGGTGGCGGAAGACGTTCTCCAGCACCACCACGGCGTTGTCCACCACCATGCCGGTGGCGAAGGCCAGGCCGGCCAGCAGGATGACGTTGAGCGTGGAACCGAAGAGGTTGAGGGCCACGAAGGTCGTGACGATGGATACGGGAATCGCCACCGCCACGACGACGATGCTGGCGGGGCTGCGCAGGAACAACAGCAGCACCAGCACCGCGAGGCCGACGGCGATGTAGATGTTGCGGGTCACCAGGTTGATGGAGTCGTGGATGTAGTCGGTCTCGTCGTACACCATCGCCAGGTGGATGCCCTTCTCGCCGTAGCGCTGCTGCAGCCGGCTCAGGGTCGCCCGGACGCCGTCCATGACCTCCATGGTGTTGGCGCCGGACCGGCGCAGCACGCCCATGCCGAGGGCCGGCTTGCCGTCGATGCGCACCGCGAAGTCCCGGTCCTGGTGGCCGAAGGAGACCGCGGCCACGTCGCGCACGTACACCGGCCCCTGGAGGTCGTGCCGCACCACCACGTCGGCGATGTGGCGCAGTTCCTCGAACTGGCCCAGGGTGCGCACCACGTGCCGGCGCTTGCCCTCGCTCAGGTCGCCGCCCTTGACGTTGCGGTTCTCGCGCGTGATGGCCTGCCGGACCTCGGCCACCGTGATGCCCCGGGCGGCCATGGCGCGCGGGTCCAGCGTCACGTGCACCTGGCGGTCGCGGCCGCCGAAGCGCCACACCGCGCCGACGCCCGGGACCCGCTCCAACTGGGGCACGATGACGTCCTTCAACTCCTCCCACACCTCGTTGAGATCCCGCTCCGTGTCCACCATGATCCACGAGATCGGGCTCTCCTCGTCGGTGTTGACCGCGCGGATGCGCGACTCGCCCACGTCGGGCGGCAGGTCCCGCACCGTGTCGAGTTTCTCGGACACGCCCAGGCGCGCGATGTCCTTGTCGGTGCCCCAGTCGAAACTGAGAACCACCCGGGAGCGGCCCTCGATGGAGCTGGAGGAGACCTGCTTGAGCTGCTCCACGGCGTTGAGCCGCTCCTCCAGCCGGTCCGTGACCTCGCGCTCCACTTCCAGGGGTCCGGCGCCGCCGTACTCGGTCTCCACCGTGATCTCGGGCCGGTCCACGGTCGGGATCATCTGCACCGGCAGGCGGAACAGCGCGATGGTCCCGAACAGCATCGCCAGGATGATGCCGACGGTCACCGAGACCGGATTGCGCACGCAGAAGTCAACGATTCCCATCACGCCTCGAATCGGAGCCGGCACCCGGACCACCCGGTCTGCCTCCCGGTCCGCCGGGCCGCGCCCCCGGCCGTCCCGCGGGCCTTCCGCCCGGTCCTCCCCGCGGCCCGGCGCCGTTGCCGAGCTGCACCTTGGCGCCGTCCTGCAACACCTCGTTGCCCAGCGTCACCACCTGCTGGCCGGGCTTCAGGTCGCCGTCGGCGATTTCCAGCAGCGCGCGCCAGCCGCGCCCGGTGCGGACCTTCACCGCCTTCGCCTGCCCGTTGGACACGACGAAAACCAGCTCGTCCGGGCCGCGCCGCACCACCGCGTCCTTGGGCACGAGCACGCTCGGCTCGCCGCTGGCCACGATCACCGTGACGCGCGCCAGCATGCCGGCCTTGAGCCGGCCGCGCGCGTTGGCGAGGCCCACCTTCACCGGGAAGCTGCGGCTGCGCCTGTCCGCCTGTGGAACGATATGCGCCACTTCGCCGGGGAAGACCTCGCCGGGGAAGGCGTCCAGCGTGACCGTGGCGCGAAGGCCCGTGCGCAGCCGCGCGATCTTGCGCTCTCCCACCGGCCCGACGGCGAACACCGGATCCAGGTCCACCAGGTCGGCCACCGGCGCGCCCGCGTTCACCCAGTCGCCCACGTCCACGTGCTTCCTGACGATGAAACCGGAGATGGGCGCGCGCAGCGTGCTCTTCTCGATCTCGTAGGCCACCGCGTCCAGGCGCGCCCGCGCCTCCTCGTGCTCGGCCTCGGCCATGGCGATGTCCTCGGCCCTGGCCCCGGAACGGGTGAGCTTCAAGGCGGCGCGGGCGCTGCCGTACTTCTCACGGGCGGCGAGGTAGTCGCTCTCCGCCTTCTGCAACGCCGCCAGGCTTACGAGGCTGTCGTCGTAGAGCCGCTTGGAGCGTTCGAAGTCGCGCCGGGCGCGTTCCAGCAGCGCCTCCTGTTCCTTGGCCGCGGCGAGCCGCTGGGCCACCTCCTCGGAGCGAGACCC
Coding sequences within it:
- a CDS encoding efflux RND transporter periplasmic adaptor subunit, with amino-acid sequence MQSRAIPEEVSFIGTIEANVATTVASVVAGRVSAADFREGDAVTAGKTVLLQVDRGGREIALRERAAAVARAKKQWEKMQEGSRSEEVAQRLAAAKEQEALLERARRDFERSKRLYDDSLVSLAALQKAESDYLAAREKYGSARAALKLTRSGARAEDIAMAEAEHEEARARLDAVAYEIEKSTLRAPISGFIVRKHVDVGDWVNAGAPVADLVDLDPVFAVGPVGERKIARLRTGLRATVTLDAFPGEVFPGEVAHIVPQADRRSRSFPVKVGLANARGRLKAGMLARVTVIVASGEPSVLVPKDAVVRRGPDELVFVVSNGQAKAVKVRTGRGWRALLEIADGDLKPGQQVVTLGNEVLQDGAKVQLGNGAGPRGGPGGRPAGRPGARPGGPGGRPGGPGAGSDSRRDGNR
- a CDS encoding efflux RND transporter permease subunit gives rise to the protein MGIVDFCVRNPVSVTVGIILAMLFGTIALFRLPVQMIPTVDRPEITVETEYGGAGPLEVEREVTDRLEERLNAVEQLKQVSSSSIEGRSRVVLSFDWGTDKDIARLGVSEKLDTVRDLPPDVGESRIRAVNTDEESPISWIMVDTERDLNEVWEELKDVIVPQLERVPGVGAVWRFGGRDRQVHVTLDPRAMAARGITVAEVRQAITRENRNVKGGDLSEGKRRHVVRTLGQFEELRHIADVVVRHDLQGPVYVRDVAAVSFGHQDRDFAVRIDGKPALGMGVLRRSGANTMEVMDGVRATLSRLQQRYGEKGIHLAMVYDETDYIHDSINLVTRNIYIAVGLAVLVLLLFLRSPASIVVVAVAIPVSIVTTFVALNLFGSTLNVILLAGLAFATGMVVDNAVVVLENVFRHREMGKGRVRAALDGAREVGGAILASTLTTVAVFVPVLFIRQEAGQLFRDIALAVSVAVALSLVVALTVVPMLSAHILPERPRPRFRRLRAVMSVFDRGGAAFSGMVLGMLAWLQRGAVRRVAVVLFIVGGSVALAWWFAPPLDYLPRGNRNFIFGVVKMPPGFNTDQKESIIKEIESRVRAIPEIERMFAVIRLDTPIMGAIVKEPYTSLDGMRRVVATMRRAVGGIPGTQAVFVTQAALFRQRGGFIGGNNVALDIKGDDLQAIRNIAAGLEGSIRGVDGVNFVNSSFEWGNPEIRVLLDRDRVSALGLRASDVGDVIETAVEGTRAGRFRERGREVDIILKGSRAEMAHTQDLGALMLSGGAGRLVQLSDIAEIRPGDGPTKVEHVDLDRAIKLNVNMHHALPLEEAVRVVEQGAVGEVRRTLPLGYSIGVSGQAQKLAETWDAFKWTFLLAVVVVYLVMCSLFESWSYPLIIMFSVPLAATGGVLAVSLGHAAEPTIKMDTVTMLGFIILTGIVVNNAILIVHQTLNFIRAGEEPQAALLASVRTRIRPIFMTTATTVFGMLPLVLSRGAGSELYRGLGSAVLGGLAVSTLFTLVLTPTLYSLWLDVLARVRRRRVSDKVPAEAVPAPSGE